A stretch of Brassica rapa cultivar Chiifu-401-42 chromosome A08, CAAS_Brap_v3.01, whole genome shotgun sequence DNA encodes these proteins:
- the LOC103836430 gene encoding non-specific lipid-transfer protein 2: MRFTGVVCIAFVIVLVSALAPTKADLEEKVACIPTELMTCIPALQTGSQPSAECCGKLKEQESCLCGYIQNPLFSQYVTSENAHKILATCGIPYPTC; this comes from the coding sequence ATGAGGTTCACAGGAGTAGTATGCATCGCGTTTGTGATAGTCCTTGTGTCGGCTTTAGCTCCGACCAAAGCAGACTTGGAAGAGAAAGTGGCATGCATCCCGACAGAACTTATGACATGCATACCAGCATTACAAACCGGAAGTCAACCGTCTGCTGAATGCTGCGGAAAACTGAAAGAACAAGAGTCGTGTTTGTGTGGTTACATACAAAATCCATTGTTTTCTCAGTATGTTACATCTGAAAATGCTCACAAAATTTTAGCGACTTGTGGCATCCCTTATCCTacttgttaa
- the LOC117127179 gene encoding non-specific lipid-transfer protein 2-like, translating to MCWNPIVSMKFTGVVCIAFVIVLLSALAPTKAVFEEKVACIPTELMTCIPALQTGSQPSADCCGKLKEQESCLCGYIQNPLFSQYVTSENAHKVLATCGISYPTC from the coding sequence ATGTGTTGGAACCCAATAGTCAGCATGAAGTTCACAGGAGTAGTATGCATCGCATTTGTGATAGTCCTTCTGTCGGCTTTAGCTCCGACCAAAGCAGTCTTTGAAGAGAAAGTGGCATGCATCCCGACAGAACTTATGACATGTATACCAGCATTACAAACCGGAAGTCAACCGTCCGCTGACTGCTGCGGAAAACTGAAAGAACAAGAGTCGTGTTTGTGTGGTTACATACAAAATCCATTGTTTTCTCAGTATGTTACATCTGAAAATGCTCACAAAGTTTTAGCGACTTGTGGTATATCTTATCCTACttgttaa
- the LOC103836426 gene encoding glutelin type-D 1-like, protein MELDLTPKLPKQVYGGDGGSYHAWCSEELPMLKEGNIGAAKLALEQHGFAVPRYSDSPKVAYVLQGSGTAGIVLPEKEEKVIAIKKGDSIALPFGVVTWWFNSEETELVILFLGETHKAHKAGQFTDFYLTGSNGIFTGFSTEFVGRAWDLEESVVKTLVGSQTGKGIVKLEAGFKMPQPKVEDRDGFVLNCLEAPLDVDIKDGGRVVVLNTKNLPLVGQVGFGADLVQIDGHSMCSPGFSCDSALQVTYIVAGSGRVQVVGADGKRVLETHITAGSLFIVPRFFVVSKIADPEGMSWFSIVTTPDPIFTHLAGRTSVWKALSPEVLQAAFKVDPEVEESFRFKRTSDAIFFPPSN, encoded by the exons ATGGAGCTTGATCTTACACCAAAGCTGCCAAAGCAAGTGTACGGAGGAGATGGAGGATCGTACCATGCATGGTGTTCAGAAGAGTTGCCGATGCTTAAAGAGGGTAACATTGGAGCAGCAAAGCTTGCCCTTGAGCAGCACGGGTTCGCTGTTCCTCGTTACTCTGATTCCCCTAAGGTTGCCTACGTTCTTCAAG GATCTGGAACTGCCGGAATTGTCCTCCCTGAAAAGGAGGAGAAGGTGATAGCTATCAAGAAAGGTGACTCTATTGCTCTTCCTTTTGGTGTGGTTACATGGTGGTTCAACAGTGAGGAAACCGAGCTTGTTATCCTCTTCCTTGGTGAAACACACAAGGCTCACAAAGCAGGACAGTTCACTGACTTCTACCTCACCGGCTCAAACGGAATCTTCACCGGTTTCTCCACTGAGTTTGTAGGGAGAGCATGGGATTTGGAAGAGAGCGTAGTGAAGACACTTGTCGGTTCTCAAACTGGTAAAGGCATTGTGAAGCTGGAGGCCGGTTTCAAAATGCCACAACCTAAGGTGGAGGACCGTGATGGGTTTGTGCTGAACTGTTTGGAAGCTCCTCTTGATGTAGACATCAAGGACGGTGGGAGAGTTGTTGTCTTGAACACCAAGAACCTTCCTCTGGTTGGGCAGGTTGGGTTTGGTGCTGATCTTGTTCAGATCGATGGACATTCCATGTGTTCACCTGGTTTCTCTTGTGACTCGGCTCTTCAAGTGACTTACATTGTTGCTGGTAGTGGAAGAGTCCAAGTGGTTGGTGCTGATGGGAAAAGAGTTCTTGAGACTCATATCACAGCTGGTTCTCTCTTCATTGTTCCAAGGTTCTTTGTGGTTTCAAAGATTGCTGATCCTGAGGGCATGTCTTGGTTCTCCATCGTGACTACtcccga TCCAATCTTCACACATTTGGCTGGGAGGACATCGGTTTGGAAGGCATTGTCCCCAGAGGTTTTGCAAGCTGCGTTTAAGGTTGATCCAGAGGTGGAGGAGTCCTTCCGCTTTAAGAGAACTTCGGACGCCATCTTCTTCCCTCCTTCCAACTGA